GAATTTTCGGATACAGCCAAGTGTTATGTTGGATTCCGATGTGTGCAAAGCTTCTTGGGGCGTGACAAGTCTGACTTTTAATAAATAAATAGAAAATCAAGGATTTTAAAAGAAATAAGATATACTGGTGTGAATAAATTCAACATTAGTATTTCCCTCGTTTGATATCAATAATCACAAATAATAACAAATTAAAAACAGAAAAAAATGGCATCTGGCGGATTCACTCAAACAAAAACATTTAAGAATTTAATGGCAAAGCTCTACGGAATTGGAGCTGCAATCGTAATCGTAGGAGCGTTATTCAAAATTCAGCACTGGCCCTTTGCCAATGAAATGCTTATTGTAGGTTTAGGTACAGAAGCAATTATATTTTTATTTTCTGCGTTTGAACCACCCCATGAAGAAATTGATTGGTCTTTAGTTTATCCTGAGTTAGCAGGTATGCACGAGCCTGGAGCGCAGCGTAAAAAGGTAGCACAAAAGGCAGGAGATCCTGTAGCACAGCAATTGGATAAAATGTTATCAGATGCAAAAATTGGCCCTGAATTAATACAAAGTCTTGGCTCTGGTTTGAAATCATTAGGCGACAATGCCGGTAAAATGGCGGATATAAGCAATGCAACCGTAGCTACAAACGAATATAGCAATCATATTAAATCTGCTTCTAAATCAGTTGCTGATATGACCAATGCTTATGGTAAAGCAACAGAAACTATGAATAGCTTTAACTCGTCATCAGCTGATTTGAAAACTTACAATGAGCAAATGGGCAAGGCATCCAAAAATCTTGGAGCTTTAAATGCAGTTTATGAATTGCAATTGCAAGATTCAAATAAGCACTTAAAAGAGACTTCTAAATTTTATGAAGGTATCAATACATTGATGTCAACTTTGAATGCATCAGTTACTGATACACAGAAATATAAAGAGGAAGTTGCAAAACTTTCGACCAACCTGACCAAGTTGAATACCGTATATGGAAATATGCTTTCAGCTATGAGCGTTAAATAATAATAGAAACGCGATTAGATTAATTAGTAAAACAATATTAAGAAGAAAAGAAAATGGCAGGTGGTAAACTGACTCCACGTCAGAAAATGATTAACATGATGTACCTGGTATTAACCGCCTTGTTGGCGCTTAATATTTCAAAGGAAATCATTAACGCATTTGTTACTGTTAATAGTAGCTTAGAAGCAAGTAACAAAAATACGGATATAAAGAACAACATGTCAATGATGGCTTTTCAGAAATCGATGCAAAACGATCCTGTAAAGACTAAACCGCATATGGACCGCGCTACCAATGCTGTTAAATTAAGTGATGACTTTATTAAGTATATGGATGGGTTAAAGGATAAGCTTATTAGAACCACTGAAGGATTAGCAGATCCATCTAAGGCGGCTATAAAGACTCCAACCATGGAGGACATAGGACGCAAAGATGATTATGACGGACCAACCAATATGATGTGTGGTGATGATGATGCTAAGGGACAAAAGGGGGAAGCGATAAAATTGAAACAGGCAATTGCTAAATTTAAGGTGGATATGACCAATAATCTTGACCCTAAAGATCAGGCAGAGTTTAAAAAGCGTTTTGATGAAATGTTTAATTTAAATGACCCAGATCCCAAGTCAAAACTTGCAACAGAGGAAAAGAAGCGCACCTGGGAGATGGCTAATTTTTACCATAGTCCGGTTGTGGCAAGCGTTGCACTCTTGACAAAACTGCAATCAGATGTTAAAAATGCGGAGTCTGAAGTAATAACTAAATTACTAAATAACATTAACGCGAGCGACTTAAAGTTTACAGATGTTGTGGCTAAAGTTGTGGCTCCAACAAGTTATGTATTAACCGGTCAGCAGTATAAAGCAGATATATTCTTAGCAGCGTATAATTCGACTTCTGACCCTGAAGTGTACATAGGAGGATCTAAACTACCAGTTGAAGGTGGGATGGCAAAGCTTACGCAAACTGCGTCTGGCGAAGGCTTGAAAAAGTATGCTGGTGTGATAAAAGTAAAGCAACCTGATAATACATTTAAGGATTATGAATTTAGTGGAGAATATATCACGGCTAAACCAGCTGCTGTAATTTCACCAACCAAAATGAATGTAATATACATTGGAATAGATAATCCGGTATCAATTTCTGTTCCCGGAGTACCCAATGATAAAGTATCGGTTAATGCTACAGGTGGTGGCTTGTCATTGAAGAAAGTAGGAGGTGAGCAATGGATAGCAACAGCTAAGACACAAGCGCAAGATGCAGCAATCACTTGTATTGGCGAATTTGATGGTAAAAAAATCACCATGGGTTCTCAGGTATTCCGTGTAAAAAATGTTCCTGATCCGGTTGCTAAAGTTGCCAACCTGAAAGGTGGTCCTATACAAAAAACTACCCTTCTTGCTCAGGCGGGTATTATTCCTGTAATGGAGAATTTTGAGTTTGAATTATACTTTAAGATAAATAAATTTACTTTTAGTATGTATGGAAAAGGACGTGACCCAATCGATTTGAGTGCTTCTTCTAATCAGATTACTCAACAAATGAAGGATGCAATGGCCAAAGCTAAAGCTGGAGATAAGATATATTTTGAAAATATATACGCTACTGGCCCTGATGGAAGTTCACGTAAGTTAGCTCCTGTAAATTTTACCATTCAATAAAAATAAACATAATATGAAAAACAGCATTAAGGTACTTTTGGCATTGTTGCTTGGCGCTGCAAGTTTGGGCAATGCACAAAATGTATTGGACGGAGCATATCTCCGCGAAAACGCGCCTACCCTTAAAGTTGTTCCTCTTGCTTACATCCGTGAAGCTGATGTAATGTGGTCTAAAAAAGTTTTACGTTTCATTGATTGTACCGAAAAGATTAATCTTCCGTTACGTTATCCGCTTGAAGATGTTACAAATGAGCGTAAAAGTTTGATGCAAGTATTTTTAACTAATGTAAACGAAGGAGCCTTGGATGCCTACGATGCAATTGATGATGAGTTTACAAAAAGGATGACATTGGATGAAGTTAAAGAAAAATGTGGCAGCAAAAAGGATACACAACGAGTTACTTCTCCCGATCCTCCTTATATGGAGTACGACACTGTAGTTGAACGAAAATTTTCAACTGACAAAGTTGTTGGATATCGCATAAAGGAAGAGTGGTTTTTTGATAAGCAAAGATCTGTGGTTGATGTTCGTATTATTGGCATAGCTCCAATGGTTTATGCGGAGGACGAATCTGGAAACAAAATTGAAGGTGGAATTAAGAAACCTTTGTTTTGGGTATATTTTCCAGCTGCAAGAAACTTGCTTGTCAATTTTGAAACATTCAACCGAGGAAATGATGCCGAGCGTAGAACATTTGACGATATCTTTATGAAACGCATGTTCAATAGTGTGATTATTAAAGAATCAAATGTTTTTGACAGGCGTATTGCAGATTATGCCGAAGGTATAAATGCCCTGCTTGAGTCAGAGCGCATCAAAGCCGAAATCGTAAATCTGGAACATGACTTGTGGGAGTATTAATTTTTTTTAAAGATTTAATTGTTATATAGAGTGGCAGGTTAATAATTTAACCTGCTTTCTTTTTTATGTGGCATTCATAGAATTTATTTGTCGTGAACCGAATTATGAGCCATTTTAAATCCTATTTTTACACCTACTAAATTAGTATTAATGAGTATACATCAATCTGAAATGAAGCGCGTTACTACTCACCGGCTGCAAGAAATGAAAGTTAAAGGTGAGAAGATTGCAATGCTAACTGCATACGACTTTAGTATGGCGGGTATTATTGACAAAGCCGGCATTGATATTATTTTGGTAGGTGATTCGGCAAGTAATGTTATGGCGGGGCATGAAACAACCCTGCCTATTACGCTCGACCAAATGATTTATCATGCATCAAGTGTAGTGCGTGCAGTATCGCGTGCTTTAGTGGTAGTTGATTTGCCTTTTGGTTCCTACCAGGGAAACAGCAAAGAGGCTTTAAATTCAGCTATTAGAATAATGAAAGAATCTGGTGCCCATGCCGTAAAACTCGAGGGGGGCAGGCAAATAAAGGAATCTATTGAAAGAATATTAAGTGCTGGAGTTCCTGTAATGGGACACCTTGGCTTGACGCCACAGTCTATTTATAAATTCGGAACTTATGTAGTTCGTGCAAAAGAAGAAGCCGAAGCACAACAGTTGATAGAAGACGCCCAATTATTAGAAAACACGGGTTGTTTTAGTGTAGTGCTCGAAAAGATTCCCGCAACGTTGGCGCAACAAGTTGCAAGCAATTTGAAAATTCCAATTATTGGAATTGGTGCAGGAAACGGAGTTGACGGGCAGGTATTAGTATTACATGATATGGTTGGAATAAATAATGAGTTTCATCCGCGATTCCTGCGCAAATATGCCAATGTACACGATGTTATGTTGAATGCAACCGAAGCTTATATCAACGATGTGAAGAGTGGCGATTTTCCCAACGATACTGAAAAGTATTAAATGATATTTTCTAATTAAATTCTAACTAAGAGTATGTATCCGCTTATAGATACAGACATAATTTACGAAGACAACCACATTGTTGGAATAAATAAACACCCGGGTCATATAGTGCAAGGCGACCGAACAGGTGATATGCCTTTGTCTGAACTTCTGAAAATTTATTTACGCAAAAAGTACAATAAACCGGGTAATGTATTTGCCGGAGTTATACATCGGCTTGACAGGCCTGTAAGTGGTGTGGTTTTGTTTGCAAAAACAAGTAAGGCTCTTGCGCGCATGCATATGCTGTTTAAGGAGAAAACAATTCAAAAAACATATTGGGCCATTGTAAAAAACAAGCCTGTAAAAGATTCGGGAACGATAAAGAATTACTTGTTGAAAAATGAAAGGCTTAATAAAAGTTTTGTTGTGCCCGCAGATACGGTTGGCGCTTCATTAAGCGAATTGCATTACAAAATTATAGCGAGTTCGGATAATTATTATTTAATCGAAGTTAATCCTATTACCGGTCGGCATCATCAAATTCGTGTTCAACTCTCTAATCTGGGGTGTCCTATTAAGGGAGATCAAAAATATGGAGGATTTAGAAGCGAGCCTGATGGGAGCATTTTTTTGCATGCTCGAAAAATTCAATTTTTGCATCCTGTTAAAAACGAACCGGTTGAGGTAATTGCTAATCCTCCTAAAAATAGTTTATGGGATTTCTTTATGTCAAACCTTCAAAACAAATGATAATTAGATACAGGTATTTGATTCTTGTTGGTTTTGTTTTATTTATTACCGCTTGTAATATGAACGGCAGTTCCTATGAGCTTAAAGAGATAAATCCTGAAAACCCATCAATAGAATTGTCACTAGCTGCCAAAGGCAATTCCATGGACAGTATTCGTTTTGATAAATCTGAATTGCGGGTTCGTGAGCATACAACCATTAGGTTAACGCTGATCAATGAATCTAATGATAGTAGCATGAAGCATAATTTTGTTTTGGTAGAAGAGGGTAGTGGACCTGAAGTTGCTTCTGAAGGAGTTTCAGCAGGAATGGCATATGACTTTGTTCCAAAAAGCAATAAAGTGCTGATAAAGACTTCACTGTTGGGACCTGGCGAAGTTTGTTCTATAACTTTTACCGCCCCCCAAAAAGGCAACTATGACTATATATGTTCCTTTCCGGGACATGCTGAAAAGATGGCAGGAAGGTTTATAGTAGAGTAAAAAATTTTTTTTCACAAGACTTCAATATTCTGTTTTTTTAGTTATTTTTGGTTAAACTTAATTTCAATGAAAAGTATTCTTATCGTTTTATTTTGCTCCCTTTTTTTTTACGCTCAGGCACAAGATTGCCAACATAATAAAAGGAAAAAAAGAGGAACAAGTTTTTCCAAATTGAAAAGTGCCCCGGGAGATTCAATAAATGTGGAGCATTATCAAATAACCATAGACAGCATTATAAATAATGCTGTTAAAGCAATCTATGCAGATACCGAACTTAAGTTGCGCGCTACAACTAATGGTGTTACCCATATTGATTTATCCTTACTTAAGCTCACTATAGACTCAATCACGAGCAACGGTAGTACCTTGCCTTATACCTATAATGACACTACAATCCACATAACTTTGCCTTTTACCATGAATAGTGGAGATTCTGTAACTATAGCTATATACTATCATGGTAAGCCTTTTAACAGATGCCTCCGGCTGGGGAGGGTTTTATTTTACAACTAATCATGTTTTTAACCTTGGAGTAGGTTTTGCTGCAGATCCGCATGTATATGGCAGAGTATGGTTTCCATGTATTGATACATTTGATGATAAAGCACTTTACGATTTTTTTATAGCCACCGATTCAACGAAAAAAGCATTTTGCAATGGGATGCTGCTTGACTCTTTATTGTTACCAAATGGTAAACGGCAATGGCATTGGAAGATGAATCATCCCATTCCAACCTATTTGGCATGTATGGCTGTAAGCGGTTATAAAACATATAAGCAAACCATAGCGGGTATACCGGTAGAAATAGCCGGCCAAATAGCAGATAGTAACCGCATTAAGAATACATTTACGCATCTGCCTGATGTTGTTAATGCTTATGTTGATGCATATGGGCCTTATCCTTTTGATAAAATCGGATATAGCCTGGTTCCATTTAATTCGGGAGCAATGGAACATGCTACGCAAATTACCATTGGTAGTGCATTTATAGATGGTACCACCACTTACGAAACACTATGGGCGCACGAACTGGCCCATATGTACTGGGGCGATATGGCAACCTGCAAGACGGCCGAAGATATGTGGCTAAACGAGGGTTGGGCATCATTTAACGAAGCTTACATGACCGAAAAAGTATATGGGTTGCAGGCATATAAAGATCACGTTTCAGCAACACACAAATATGTTTTGCAATTTTCGCATATAGACGATGGCAGTTATTTAACCATGAATAACATTCCACATGCATACACTTACGGCACTACAGTGTATAGGAAGGGTGCTGACCTTGCGCACACCCTGCGTCACTATTTAGGCGATAGCCTTTTTAAAATTGGTGCTAAATATTATTTCAATAACCGGGCCTATGGCAATGCAAGTTCTGCAGACTTTCGCGATGACCTTACAACAGCTACCGGGGTAGATATGACTCGCTTTTTTAACGATTGGGTTTTTACTCCCGGATTTCCTCATTTCTCTATTGATTCTGTTGTTTTCGTTCCGGGCGGCCTCGATCACTATTTTGTTTACACCCGTCAACGCAGTAAAGGAAACAATCACATCTACAACATGCCTGTTGATATAACCCTCAGTAATGGTGTTGATGATACAACATATACCATCGTAATAGATAGTGCTACCAACTCTTTTCATATTGCAACCTTGGGTGTTTTTGATCACTTTATGCTCGACCTCAACGAAAAATAAGCGATGCCATGACCGATGATTTAGTTATTATTGATACAATTAAAACGATTAGTCTGCCCGAAACATTTACTTTCATTTCTGCTCTAAATGTTCCTACTCCAAAGAATAAAATTCGTATCGAACATAATTGGGTAGCTGCCGATCCATTCAAAAAATCTAATCCCGGAATTCGAATTTCTAATTACCGGTATTGGAATGTAGTAGGTAAATTGCAAAATGATTTTCATGGAACTTTAAGATTCAACTATGATGGACGCACCGTGAATGGAGCAGGATATCTTGATAATACACTAATCTCAGCAACCGAAGATAGCCTTGTGCTGCTGTATCGCAAAAGTGTGGCTGACGATTGGCAAGTGATTCCTCATACAATAAATTTTAATGGCAGCCATATAGATAAAGCTGGCACAATTACAACCGATAGTATCCGACTAGGAGAGTACGCACTTGGATATTATGATTATACGGTCTCTATTGCAATACCAATAAAGAAACCAGATTACAAGTTAACGGTTTCCCCAAACCCGGGTAAGGGTGAGGTTTCGGTTTCGTTTGCAATTGAAAGCGCACGATCAGCTGAAATTATTATTTGCGATAGCAATGGAAGACAAGTATTTGCTACAAAAATTTTCCCACACCAGGAAATGATCAAGTGGGATGCTGGAAATTGCAGTATTGGAAAGTACTTAATTACTTTAGTTATTAATGGCCAAACTGCTCAAACAGAAAAGTTTATATTGACCAGATAAAATTGAATTTGATGTCTTTCTATCAAGTCGCAATATTTTACTTTTCAACACGAAAGGTGAATAGTAAAGTTTAGTATTATTCTTTTGTTCGTTTACTGGCAAATTGATTGGCGAACATTGAAATTACTTCGGTAGTATACTTTTCAATTCTGTTGAAAATAAATAGCCTACGCCTGCTTCAACCGATTCCAATTATAATTTTAAGTTTTCACTTTTGTTTGGTAAAAATGTTTGAGATTGCAAGAGTTCAAATTCTATCTTTCTTTAATGTTTCGTACAGGCAAATATCATGAAATTTGCATAACCATAATTTCTTGTGCACAGTAGCTAACAAAGTAAATTGTATTTGACTCATTAAGCTGTACAAGAATAAATCACAAAACGAATGATGAGTAGTGCCATCGTAAGTTTTAATGATTGAGGCTGACGTAAATTTAATTATTAAAATAGGTATCTAAGGTAATAAAATACCAAAGGTTAACAAAAACGCTCTAATCGTTTAGAGCAAAAACACTTTATGCATTCAATTATTTTGAAAAGGAAAACATATATAATTCTCTTCTTAATTACGTTGATAAGCAATGCATCTGCACAAAGTTATCAAACTACCAACCTTGTATTCGATTCAAAAGTTTTTGGTGATTATCGTAACATAAGCGTTTATCTGCCTCCTTCGTATTTTGCAAGTAATGCAACAAATTACCCGGTGCTATATGTTCTAGATACTGAAGTTACAAACGAAACCGTGTTAAGCTATTTTGAATCAGAAGCCCGATTGGGCACCAATATTCCAGAACATATTATTGTAACGGTAACGCTATATCCTCCTTCTAAATTCAAGCCTGATTTATTACCCGCTGTATCTATCGCAAGCTCAACGAGCAGTCAGAAAGTTATTGATTTTTTCGAGAGCGAATTAGTTCCATTTATTCGTAGAAACTATCGAGCCAGCAGCTATAAGACAATTGGTGGGCAACAGTATGGAGGATTATTTGCAGCATATGCCTCACTAGTAAGACCTGATTTGGCAAACGGCTTTATTGCCATAAGGCCGAATTTAGAATGGAATAATTCCTTCCTAAAGGGACTGGCAAAGCGCACGTTAAAAGAGCAAAGGGATTTTAAAACCAACTTGTTTATTACAAGCAATCAAAATAAAAATAAGGAAGCTGAGGATTTTATGTATGCAGTTGCAGGTGGCTTCCTTTCCCGTAAGCATACTTCGGGATTTATTATTCTATTTGTAATGTTAATGCTGTTAGTTATGCGAATGGAGTTGCGTTCGCGCAAGTTCGGTTCGGTTACTTACAATGGTGTTCCTTTTGCATTGGGCGTGCTTGCTATGCCGGTGTGTTTATATTTAATTTCAAATTATATTCCTTCCAATAGCAACTTCCAACTCAGGCAATTTAAAGAAGAAAGTAATGCAACAACAGAAGTTGCTAGTTATAAGTGGGCCATGTACCGAATTTTTGAAAATAGCAGAATTCCCGATGGCAGAATTAACAAACCTTCGGATGTTGTAAATTACAAATCGAAGGTGTTGAATTATTACGGACAACTATTACCAATTCCTATGGAGGTTTGGAAAAAGACAATATATGCGAATCAGGATAATCATCCATTGCTTTCTGCAATTGAGTATCAGGTAGAGCAACATTTGCCTCAAGCCCATGAGGATTTCAATTACCTTTTTTGTAATTTGCTTATCCAACAAAATAAATTACAAATGGCCGAAACAGTGGCAGTGGCTTATCTTCGTAAAAATCAATATTCTTATCGCAATCGCGAAGTGATGGCACGAATTAATTATGAAAAAAAATTATTTGACGCAGCCTTATCTGATATACAATTTTCTATAAGCATGGCAAAACAGCAACGAGCTCGAACGTATATTCTTTCTGAATTAGAAGAAATTCAAAGAAGAATAGAGAATAGGAGCACTTTGCAGTATAAACCCGAGAGTAATATTAAGCGTAATTACAGTGCGGGTTTTGAGCCTATTTAGAAGGATTTCAATTGGGAATTTTTGCCATTGCATGGAAACTGATATTATCATACCTAAATCCTTTAGGTTTAATTGATGCATATTTTTCATATTTGCCCAAATGTTTGTCAACGTTATATTACCACTGTACCTCACCCGAGAGTATTCGTATTCGGTGCCTGAGGCCATGCAACCTGCTATTGCAGTGGGTATGCGAGTTTTGGTATCGTTTGGCAAGCAAAAAATTTATGCCGGTATTGTAAGTAAAATGCATAATGATGCTCCTGCTAACTACGAAGCAAAACCAATACTAGAGCTTACTGATGATACCACTGTGGTAAACAAATACCAGTTGCACCATTGGAAATGGATAGCAGAATATTATCTCTGCACCCTGGGCGAAGTAATGTCGGCAGCATTACCCTCTTCGTTAAAAATAGAAAGTGAATCAACCTTGTCGCTTCATCCTGATGCTGAACTGGATGCCCATAGGTTAAACGATAAGGAGCATTTACTTATTGAAACACTGCAAAAGAAAAGTCGCTTGCCTTAAAAGACGCAACTAAATTACTTGAGCTAAAAAGCATTTTGCATGTACTTAAAAAATTGACAGGATTAAAATTGGTAGTTGTTAATCAAAATGTGGATGCTGAAAGCCGAGGTCGAAAAATTAGTTATGTCAAATTGGGTAGTGCATGTTTTGATGAGGTAGCTATAAATGATATATTTCAAAAACTAGAAATTAAATCACCTAAACAGTTTGAGTTATTGCTACATTTTTATAATCAAACTTTGGATGAAAAAGAGACGAAGTATGTAGCAAAAACAAAATTGTTGAAGGCTTCAAAATCGAGCAGTGCCATTCTTGCACAATTGTGCAAGAAGAATATTCTTGAAACTTTTGAAAAACCGGATTTTGAAATTCCCTTGCTTAATACAAGTGCCATACCACCTAAGCCCCTTTCGCAGGCGCAACAAGTGGCCTATGAAAACATTAACAGGGAGTTTTTGACCCATGAAATAGTGTTGCTGCATGGAGTAACAGGAAGTGGAAAAACTGAAATTTACATTCACCTCATTGAGCAACAAATAAAGCAATGCAAACAAGTGCTTTACCTTTTACCGGAAATAGCTTTGACTACGCAGATTATTCAGCGTTTGCAATTACACTTTGGTGAACAATTGTTGGTTTATCACAGTAAGTTAAATGAGCATGAACGTTTAGAAACCTACAACCGCATATTAAAGTATGAACGCGAAAAATTAGAGAGCAGATTCGATTATCAGATAGTGATAGGGGCGCGCAGTGCAACCTTTTTGCCTTTTAGCAATTTAGGATTGGTAATAATTGATGAGGAGCACGAACCAACCTACAAGCAGCAAGACCCTGCACCACGTTATCATGCACGCGATAGCGCCATTGTGCTTGCACATGCGCACAATGCTAAAGTTTTGTTAGGCAGCGCTACTCCTGCAGTAGAAACGTATTATAATTGCCTCGAAAATAAATATGGCCTTGTTAAACTAAATACGCGGTACAACGATATTCTCTTGCCTTCCATTGAATTGATAGATTTGAAGGAAGCGTACAAGCGCAAACGAATGAAAAGTATTTTCGAAGAAAAGTTTTTGGCAGGAATAAATAATGCATTGCAAAAAGGTGAACAAGTAATTTTGTTTCAAAACAGGCGAGGATATGCGCGCATGCTTGAGTGCAGTCAGTGCGCCTATGTGCCACAATGTATTAATTGCGATGTTTCGCTTACCTATCATAAATATAGCGCCAAGATTATATGCCACTATTGCGGATATAAAACGGATATTCCAAAAAATTGTAAAGCATGTGGCAACCCGTTACTCAAAATGAAAGGAACAGGTACCGAGAAAGTGGAAGATGAACTATCTGTATTTTTTAATAATAGTAACATAGCGCGAT
This sequence is a window from Bacteroidota bacterium. Protein-coding genes within it:
- the gldL gene encoding gliding motility protein GldL, with the translated sequence MAKLYGIGAAIVIVGALFKIQHWPFANEMLIVGLGTEAIIFLFSAFEPPHEEIDWSLVYPELAGMHEPGAQRKKVAQKAGDPVAQQLDKMLSDAKIGPELIQSLGSGLKSLGDNAGKMADISNATVATNEYSNHIKSASKSVADMTNAYGKATETMNSFNSSSADLKTYNEQMGKASKNLGALNAVYELQLQDSNKHLKETSKFYEGINTLMSTLNASVTDTQKYKEEVAKLSTNLTKLNTVYGNMLSAMSVK
- the gldM gene encoding gliding motility protein GldM; translated protein: MAGGKLTPRQKMINMMYLVLTALLALNISKEIINAFVTVNSSLEASNKNTDIKNNMSMMAFQKSMQNDPVKTKPHMDRATNAVKLSDDFIKYMDGLKDKLIRTTEGLADPSKAAIKTPTMEDIGRKDDYDGPTNMMCGDDDAKGQKGEAIKLKQAIAKFKVDMTNNLDPKDQAEFKKRFDEMFNLNDPDPKSKLATEEKKRTWEMANFYHSPVVASVALLTKLQSDVKNAESEVITKLLNNINASDLKFTDVVAKVVAPTSYVLTGQQYKADIFLAAYNSTSDPEVYIGGSKLPVEGGMAKLTQTASGEGLKKYAGVIKVKQPDNTFKDYEFSGEYITAKPAAVISPTKMNVIYIGIDNPVSISVPGVPNDKVSVNATGGGLSLKKVGGEQWIATAKTQAQDAAITCIGEFDGKKITMGSQVFRVKNVPDPVAKVANLKGGPIQKTTLLAQAGIIPVMENFEFELYFKINKFTFSMYGKGRDPIDLSASSNQITQQMKDAMAKAKAGDKIYFENIYATGPDGSSRKLAPVNFTIQ
- the gldN gene encoding gliding motility protein GldN; amino-acid sequence: MKNSIKVLLALLLGAASLGNAQNVLDGAYLRENAPTLKVVPLAYIREADVMWSKKVLRFIDCTEKINLPLRYPLEDVTNERKSLMQVFLTNVNEGALDAYDAIDDEFTKRMTLDEVKEKCGSKKDTQRVTSPDPPYMEYDTVVERKFSTDKVVGYRIKEEWFFDKQRSVVDVRIIGIAPMVYAEDESGNKIEGGIKKPLFWVYFPAARNLLVNFETFNRGNDAERRTFDDIFMKRMFNSVIIKESNVFDRRIADYAEGINALLESERIKAEIVNLEHDLWEY
- the panB gene encoding 3-methyl-2-oxobutanoate hydroxymethyltransferase; the protein is MSIHQSEMKRVTTHRLQEMKVKGEKIAMLTAYDFSMAGIIDKAGIDIILVGDSASNVMAGHETTLPITLDQMIYHASSVVRAVSRALVVVDLPFGSYQGNSKEALNSAIRIMKESGAHAVKLEGGRQIKESIERILSAGVPVMGHLGLTPQSIYKFGTYVVRAKEEAEAQQLIEDAQLLENTGCFSVVLEKIPATLAQQVASNLKIPIIGIGAGNGVDGQVLVLHDMVGINNEFHPRFLRKYANVHDVMLNATEAYINDVKSGDFPNDTEKY
- a CDS encoding RNA pseudouridine synthase produces the protein MYPLIDTDIIYEDNHIVGINKHPGHIVQGDRTGDMPLSELLKIYLRKKYNKPGNVFAGVIHRLDRPVSGVVLFAKTSKALARMHMLFKEKTIQKTYWAIVKNKPVKDSGTIKNYLLKNERLNKSFVVPADTVGASLSELHYKIIASSDNYYLIEVNPITGRHHQIRVQLSNLGCPIKGDQKYGGFRSEPDGSIFLHARKIQFLHPVKNEPVEVIANPPKNSLWDFFMSNLQNK
- a CDS encoding azurin, with product MNGSSYELKEINPENPSIELSLAAKGNSMDSIRFDKSELRVREHTTIRLTLINESNDSSMKHNFVLVEEGSGPEVASEGVSAGMAYDFVPKSNKVLIKTSLLGPGEVCSITFTAPQKGNYDYICSFPGHAEKMAGRFIVE
- a CDS encoding T9SS type A sorting domain-containing protein, producing the protein MTDDLVIIDTIKTISLPETFTFISALNVPTPKNKIRIEHNWVAADPFKKSNPGIRISNYRYWNVVGKLQNDFHGTLRFNYDGRTVNGAGYLDNTLISATEDSLVLLYRKSVADDWQVIPHTINFNGSHIDKAGTITTDSIRLGEYALGYYDYTVSIAIPIKKPDYKLTVSPNPGKGEVSVSFAIESARSAEIIICDSNGRQVFATKIFPHQEMIKWDAGNCSIGKYLITLVINGQTAQTEKFILTR
- the priA gene encoding primosomal protein N', encoding MTGLKLVVVNQNVDAESRGRKISYVKLGSACFDEVAINDIFQKLEIKSPKQFELLLHFYNQTLDEKETKYVAKTKLLKASKSSSAILAQLCKKNILETFEKPDFEIPLLNTSAIPPKPLSQAQQVAYENINREFLTHEIVLLHGVTGSGKTEIYIHLIEQQIKQCKQVLYLLPEIALTTQIIQRLQLHFGEQLLVYHSKLNEHERLETYNRILKYEREKLESRFDYQIVIGARSATFLPFSNLGLVIIDEEHEPTYKQQDPAPRYHARDSAIVLAHAHNAKVLLGSATPAVETYYNCLENKYGLVKLNTRYNDILLPSIELIDLKEAYKRKRMKSIFEEKFLAGINNALQKGEQVILFQNRRGYARMLECSQCAYVPQCINCDVSLTYHKYSAKIICHYCGYKTDIPKNCKACGNPLLKMKGTGTEKVEDELSVFFNNSNIARLDLDAARTRNAYQSILNNFADGSTDILVGTQMISKGLDFENVTTVGIVNADSLLNFPDFRSVERSFQLMVQVAGRAGRKHKQGHVMIQTYNPQHKVFEWVVNNDYASFIKHELAERKMFHYPPFYRLLYLTLKHKDFSSVDAGALKFVALLREQFGGRILGPVTPDVSRINNMYIQQIVMKIERDASMKKVKQMLHAIQSLFFADERFHQMIIIANVDPL